In Myxococcus stipitatus, the following are encoded in one genomic region:
- a CDS encoding metallophosphoesterase, translated as MAAVGDLHCREDQHGRFRHFVKQVNATADLLVLCGDLTDRGLLEEGKVLAEDLSALRVPCAAVLGNHDYEHGQVKDICAELAKVGVHILDGDHFIFEKVLGVAGVKGFGGGYGNATLQAFGESQTKAFVQEAVTESLKLEAALSHLDTPRKVVIMHYAPIPETLEGENIEIRPFLGTSRLAMPIDHYGAEAVFHGHAHHGALRGQTKSGIPVYNVAMPLLARHTPDQRYVLLEV; from the coding sequence TTGGCGGCAGTCGGTGATTTGCACTGCCGGGAGGACCAGCACGGACGCTTCCGTCACTTCGTCAAGCAGGTCAACGCCACTGCGGACCTCTTGGTGTTGTGTGGCGACCTGACGGACCGAGGCCTCCTGGAAGAGGGGAAGGTGCTCGCCGAGGACCTGTCCGCGCTGCGTGTGCCGTGCGCCGCCGTGCTGGGCAATCACGACTACGAGCACGGACAGGTGAAGGACATCTGCGCCGAGCTGGCGAAGGTGGGCGTGCACATCCTCGACGGCGACCACTTCATCTTCGAGAAGGTGCTGGGCGTGGCGGGCGTGAAGGGCTTTGGCGGCGGCTATGGCAACGCGACGCTGCAAGCCTTCGGTGAGTCGCAGACGAAGGCCTTCGTGCAGGAGGCGGTGACGGAGTCGCTCAAGCTGGAGGCCGCGCTGAGCCACCTGGATACGCCCCGGAAGGTCGTCATCATGCACTACGCCCCCATTCCGGAGACGCTGGAGGGGGAGAACATCGAGATTCGTCCCTTCCTCGGCACCAGCCGCCTGGCCATGCCCATTGACCACTATGGCGCGGAGGCGGTGTTCCATGGCCACGCGCACCATGGCGCGCTCCGGGGGCAGACGAAGAGCGGCATCCCCGTCTACAACGTCGCGATGCCGTTGCTCGCGCGTCACACGCCGGACCAGCGCTACGTGCTGCTGGAGGTCTAG
- a CDS encoding sigma-70 family RNA polymerase sigma factor produces the protein MTATRQPALRVIQGGPLPDRRDFLRELYTRHGGSVLGRCRYLLKDEARAEDAMHDVFARALSHVDEFRADASPLTWLMKIATHHCLNQLRSERAGWRRWFERDEAARPEAHGGPGEMETRDLVRRLLARVDTETQAAVVHYHVDGMTLEEVATLLGRSVPTIRKRLEHFAGLGGEELRVR, from the coding sequence GTGACAGCGACGCGGCAGCCAGCCCTCAGGGTCATCCAAGGCGGTCCTCTTCCGGACCGGCGAGACTTCCTGCGGGAGCTGTACACACGGCATGGCGGCAGCGTCCTGGGGCGCTGCCGCTATCTGCTGAAGGATGAGGCGCGGGCGGAGGATGCGATGCATGACGTCTTCGCGCGCGCCCTCTCCCACGTGGACGAGTTCCGCGCGGACGCCTCGCCCCTGACATGGTTGATGAAGATCGCCACGCACCACTGCTTGAATCAGCTCCGCTCGGAGCGGGCGGGTTGGCGGCGGTGGTTCGAGCGGGATGAGGCCGCGCGCCCGGAGGCACATGGAGGTCCCGGCGAGATGGAGACGCGGGACCTGGTTCGCAGGCTGCTGGCGCGAGTGGACACGGAGACGCAGGCGGCGGTGGTGCACTACCACGTGGATGGGATGACGTTGGAAGAGGTGGCCACGTTGCTGGGGCGCTCGGTGCCCACCATTCGCAAGCGGCTGGAGCACTTCGCCGGGCTGGGCGGAGAGGAGCTGAGGGTTCGATGA
- a CDS encoding nucleotidyltransferase, translating into MEKRHPNHPGEMGTDAELAERERTADEINARARAVGLLCDAGVPFVVGGAYAYATYTGIYRDTKDLDLFPRKADALRALNVLEKDGWRTERTDEVWLYKAYKGDYFVDFIFSSGNGVAVVDDEWFAHARRATVFGHSCLVAPAEEMIWSKAFVVERERYDGADVNHLILKAGQHMDWGRLMRRFERYWEVLLSHLMMFRFAYPSERDVIPDWVMAELLRRTMDSIREGRWEARLCRGNLVSKVNYHVDIHHWGFGDGRAWDENERQQGGERVAGPELENSVGGSR; encoded by the coding sequence ATGGAAAAGCGACACCCCAATCATCCCGGGGAGATGGGCACGGACGCGGAGCTCGCCGAGCGCGAGCGCACCGCGGATGAAATCAATGCCCGCGCGCGGGCCGTGGGGTTGTTGTGTGACGCGGGGGTGCCGTTCGTGGTGGGGGGCGCCTACGCGTATGCCACCTATACCGGCATCTACCGGGACACGAAGGACCTGGACCTGTTTCCTCGCAAGGCGGACGCGCTGCGGGCGCTCAACGTCCTGGAGAAGGACGGGTGGCGCACCGAGCGCACCGACGAGGTGTGGCTCTACAAGGCCTACAAGGGTGACTACTTCGTCGACTTCATCTTCTCGTCCGGCAACGGCGTGGCGGTGGTGGACGACGAGTGGTTCGCACACGCCCGGCGCGCCACCGTCTTCGGGCATTCGTGTCTGGTGGCTCCCGCGGAGGAGATGATCTGGTCCAAGGCCTTCGTCGTGGAGCGCGAGCGCTACGACGGCGCGGACGTCAATCACCTCATCCTCAAGGCGGGGCAGCACATGGACTGGGGGCGGCTGATGCGCCGCTTCGAGCGGTATTGGGAAGTGCTGCTCAGCCACTTGATGATGTTCCGCTTCGCCTATCCCTCCGAGCGCGACGTCATCCCCGACTGGGTGATGGCGGAGCTGCTGCGGCGGACGATGGACAGCATCCGCGAGGGGCGTTGGGAAGCGCGGCTGTGCCGGGGCAACCTCGTCTCGAAGGTGAACTACCACGTGGACATCCACCACTGGGGGTTCGGAGACGGGCGGGCCTGGGACGAGAACGAACGACAGCAGGGGGGCGAGCGTGTCGCGGGACCCGAGCTCGAAAATTCGGTTGGCGGCAGTCGGTGA